Sequence from the Methanosarcina siciliae T4/M genome:
GGCCCTTTTCAAGATTTATCATTCCCAAAATAAGAAGAATTCTACAAGATCGATATAGTATAGAATCTTCTGGTTGTTTATAGACTGGTCTATCTAAACTAACACGTACTTTTAATTTTTTTTGTTCTATTCTATTAATTAATAACTCGATATCGGAGTTCATTCTTTCTCCAGTCAAGAGGACATTCAGCAGCGAGTTCCATTACAATTCCATTAAGCAATTTTTCAATGTCTCCTGTGTAGTTTCCATTCTTAAATAAAATGTCCAAATCTGTTTTTGCCTCATCGAAAAAATCATAGAAAAACTTTCGAGGACTATCGTCCTGGTGGACATTAAATCTTCCTGTAAGCCTATATGCTTTAATCTTCAGGTTTTCTTGCCAATCTAATATTTCTGATCTTAAATCATTGTTAGTATCTTCTAAATCTTCTAAATAGATTTTATAGTTACAGCGAAATTTATGGTATCGTAATCTTGTCTCATCATGTTCTGGAAAGATAGAGTTTAACTTGCAGTCTAAAGTTGTTTTATAGTTTTCTTTCTCATTAGGTTTTCTATCCGAGTCGATAATTTTGATTCTATTCCCCAAATCACGACAATTCTTTTGTTTTATTAGGTCATTGATTCTTAGTTTCGTTTTATTTATCACATTATTTTTGTCAATTGAGTTTGAATAATTATAGTTATATAATTCATAAAAGAAATCACTATTCAATGCGAATAACTCTTCAATGTTACTCGTTGTATCCCATAGATCAATAGAAAATGGAAATTTATCTCTACAACTTTCCAATGTGTTATCCTTAATATTTGATATCTGTATCTTTGGAGATATTGCTATAAAAGCATCAGCTTTATATGCAGAACTATCTAATTCAAACATTTTCCTAAGTAAAGCATTAAAACTAAGCTCAGTAGAATAGTCTTTACACTCAAAAAAGAAATTTCTTGGATGATCATCGTCATCATAAAATTGAACTTTAACATCAAATCCAAATTGTGCACCGCTATTTTGTCTTCTAACTCTAATTACTTGGAAATTCATCTCTTCAAAGAGCCATCGAAAATGTTGTTCGACTAAAATTTCTAGCTTGTCACCTTTGGACATTGTAAATATTATTTATACTGATGGCTTATCAATTTTTCGAATTTACTCGGCATTAATTAAAGATAATGAATAAAAATGTTGTAAACTTTTCACATGCACCATCTGGTTACATGAAATCACTAGGATAGTGGGTGTTTAGAAAAAGATTTGTAAGACTTTGAGGGGGCCAGGGCAAATTTTTAAAAATTTGCATGAATTTAGAGGGAATTTAAATAGATCAATTAATTTACTAAACATAATATAACAGAAATGCTTTGTGTTGTATAAATTTAGAAAACTACTTTTTGGCGTATTGGGGATGAAGTATGAAGATCATAGGAAAATCCAAGATCACAAAACTGCAAGCAAAACCCGAAATTTCATATCCATTAATAAGGCTGCCACAATCGGAAATTAATGTTGCAGGAGATACAGCTTATATCTTTAAAACGGAGTATAACGGCAAATTTGTTTATGTGATTTCCTTGGATGAAGAATTTAATGGCGAACTTAAAGTTGTACAACCAGAAGTAAAATCTGACCTCGAAGCAAGAATTGAAGCACTAGAAAAGGAAGTCTATAAAGACTCTAAATCTGAAAAGAAGGATAGTGGGCCCGCTGAGATTCGAACTCAGGACCTCCGCCGTGTGAAGGCGACGTCATAACCGTCTAGACCACGAGCCCATGAAATGAAATTGAAAACTAATAAGGGTTAAGCAACCATAAAATAGAACTTCTTATGTATAAGCTTATCGCTTGCAGGCTTATTTTTGGCTTGCCCGGGCCTGTTATGGGAGTACTTTTTTATCTTTCTGGCAAAGGGATTCCGGTTCCTTTTCATATTTTGGGGATTTTAAGTCAGGCGATAAAGTAAAGAAGTAAATACGTAATAATGTTAATAACTATAGAAATAATTTAATTGCTTGGTTTGTATGATAGAAATCCTGAAAATCCTCTTTACCATGCCGTTTTTGTTCTACTCATGCTATACTGACCTGAAGGAGCGCAGAGTCTCAAATAAGGTGTGGAAGTACATGCTTGCATCGGGGTCGGTATTTGTAATTTATGAAGTTTTTACAGGAGGTGTTCCTTATCTTAAGGCTCTTATTTTTTCGGGAGTTGTTGTTTTCCTTTCGATTTACATCCTTTTCCAGCTCGGAGCTTTCGGGGGCGGGGATGCAAAGGGGCTGATAGTGCTTTCTATCTTATTTCCGCTCTATCCGATTTTCCAGTACTCGGGAAAGGTCTATCCCCTGCTCGGGCTGCCCCCGATAGGGCTCTTTGCCTTCACGGTGCTGGAAAATGCTCTTCTGGTAACCGTCCTTGTGCCTCTCGGGATGTTCTGCTACAACCTCCTGCACTTCTCGACCGGGATGCTCAAAAAACCCTTCTACATGTTTCTCGGGTACAGGACTGATGTGTCCTCCCTGAAAGATAAGGAACATCTGGGCCTGCTTGAAAAGTTCGAACTTGATGAAAACGGGTCCGTCATCAGGAAGTTTGCACGGACAGGGCTCGATTTTGATGCGAACCGGAAACCCGAACTTGAGGAATACGCAGAAAAAGGGCTTATCGATAAAGAAGTCTGGGTTACTCCGGGCCTTCCTTTCATGCTCTCAATTACGGCAGGCTTTATAACAGCAGTGATTTTCGGGGATTTAATCTTTTATGCCGTCGTGATCATTCTTGAAGGATGAACTGAAAGCCTGTGGAAACTTTCTTTTTTCCTTTTTGCTTTCCTTTTCTACTTCTTCTTTTCTTCTACTTTTTCATCTTTTCTGCACGACAAGCAGCCCGTAGAGGATAGTTTCGGCAATCGGGGGGTTATCAGGAGTGCCTTTTGCGATCCTTTCTTCGGGATAGCCGAGGTTTTCGCAGGTATAGAGTTCGGCTTCGATTTCAAGTTCTTTAAGAATTTCTGCAACCTCGCGGGATCCAAATGACTCTTCCGGCAGCAGGAAAATGTTCCTTCCATTCATCAATTCCCGGATCAGTTCGGCTTTTGCAGGTTCAAAATCCCTGCCGTGGGCTGTTATTGCACAGAGGTTCGTCAGGTTTACCTTTGTCCGTGCACAGGCTGCCTGCATTGAAGATATCCCGGGAATTACGGTATCCTTTTCCCCTGCAAATTTCCCGAGCCCGGAAAACATGGGATCGCCTGTGGAGAGGACAACGGCATCTGCGGGCAGGAGGTGGAGCGACTTGTAATCTTTAATCGTCTTTGCTTCGCAGGTGATATATTCCTGTGCGATCTCAAGGGCTCTTTTTGCCCCGTAAACCACCGATGCCTTTCTTATTGCCTTTATCCCTTCTTCCGTGAGCATGCCGGGTCCGACCCCGACTCCTACCACAATCATAGTTTTTCTTCCCCTCTGTCCGGTTTAATTTCTGAAATCTCAGTCCCTGGAGTTTACTTTTGATTCAATTTTTGAATTCACTTTTACTTCTCAGGTTTACTGTCCATAAGGACAGAGCCATCCCTGTCAATCACAACGATTCTCGCACCTTTGCCTTTCTCGACTGCCATTTCAAAGGCTTCTTTCAGGCGCTCGTGTTCAGGAGCTTTTTCAAGCATCTCAACGACGGTTGCATAGCCGCTTCCTTCCAGCATCTTCGGGTTCCCCCATTTCAGGACAAGGCCCGGAAGCCCGCAGATAATGATGTCGCCTGAAGCGTTATCAAGACCTTCTGAGATCCTGCTCCCGACCATAACAACGGTGTAATCGGGGAAAAGCATGTGAGAATACTTCATTCCTATCCGGCCTGTGGTCAGGACCACTTTATCCGTGCAGCGGATCAGGTCTCCTTTCATCTCTCCAAGGTGGTCGTTCCAGGGCTCGACAAAGCCTGTGCTCCCGAGGACCGAAATCCCGCCTTCGACTCCTATCCTGCTGTTCAGAGTCTCTTTTCCTACCCTTTCTCCCTCAGGAATGGAAATCGTGACCTCGGCTCCCTTCAGGCCCAGCTCCTCTACGGCTTCCTGCACTGCAGCCCGGATCTGTTCCATGGGTTTTGGGTTGATGGCCGGCTTTCCTTTTGGGACCTGCAGCCCGTCCCTTTTTACAACCCCTATGCCCTTTCCGCCCAGGACGCTGATCCCCTCGGCTTCCTTGGCTTCCCCGACAAATTCAAGCCCCCGGGTAATATCGGATTCGTGGTCGTTAGGAATCTTCTTTACAACTGCACGCCCGGTAGAGGACTCGCTGACTTCAAGGTAAGCCCTCAGCCCTACCGGGGTGGGCACGGATACGCTGTCAACTGTTTTTTTAAGGGAAAGGACAGCGGCTTTTGCAGCGGCACTGGCTGTGGTTCCTGTAGTATATCCTCTCTTGAGCACGGACCCGTCACTCAGGATCACAATCATCCCGGATGCCACGTTTTTTTCAAGCTCTTCCCTGGGCAGCCCGGTACGGGCAATCCATTCTTCAGGGAACTTGAAATTGTTAACCGGATCTATCATGGAACAATACTCGGAGGTTTTTTATTATAAATGTATTGACCTGAAAGCCAGGAAAAGAGCTCGAAGAGCCTCAATAAAACAAAACTGATGCTCAGGAAGTCCCTGCAGGCTTCCTCTACAAACCGGAAAAAAGACCTATACGATCATAAAACAGTGTAAACATCACAGGATAATACTTTGATATAGAAAAGAGTGGCATCATTCCAGGGGTGGGGAATTTTTTTATTTTTCTGGAAGTTGGGGTATTTCTCTTAGGGTTTGAATGGGGGTACCATTCTTTTTGGGGTGGGGTTGGTGTGTAAAAAATAGTCTCTGGAATGATGCC
This genomic interval carries:
- a CDS encoding cobalt-precorrin-5B (C(1))-methyltransferase — its product is MIDPVNNFKFPEEWIARTGLPREELEKNVASGMIVILSDGSVLKRGYTTGTTASAAAKAAVLSLKKTVDSVSVPTPVGLRAYLEVSESSTGRAVVKKIPNDHESDITRGLEFVGEAKEAEGISVLGGKGIGVVKRDGLQVPKGKPAINPKPMEQIRAAVQEAVEELGLKGAEVTISIPEGERVGKETLNSRIGVEGGISVLGSTGFVEPWNDHLGEMKGDLIRCTDKVVLTTGRIGMKYSHMLFPDYTVVMVGSRISEGLDNASGDIIICGLPGLVLKWGNPKMLEGSGYATVVEMLEKAPEHERLKEAFEMAVEKGKGARIVVIDRDGSVLMDSKPEK
- a CDS encoding A24 family peptidase C-terminal domain-containing protein — its product is MIEILKILFTMPFLFYSCYTDLKERRVSNKVWKYMLASGSVFVIYEVFTGGVPYLKALIFSGVVVFLSIYILFQLGAFGGGDAKGLIVLSILFPLYPIFQYSGKVYPLLGLPPIGLFAFTVLENALLVTVLVPLGMFCYNLLHFSTGMLKKPFYMFLGYRTDVSSLKDKEHLGLLEKFELDENGSVIRKFARTGLDFDANRKPELEEYAEKGLIDKEVWVTPGLPFMLSITAGFITAVIFGDLIFYAVVIILEG
- a CDS encoding cobalt-precorrin-7 (C(5))-methyltransferase, which produces MIVVGVGVGPGMLTEEGIKAIRKASVVYGAKRALEIAQEYITCEAKTIKDYKSLHLLPADAVVLSTGDPMFSGLGKFAGEKDTVIPGISSMQAACARTKVNLTNLCAITAHGRDFEPAKAELIRELMNGRNIFLLPEESFGSREVAEILKELEIEAELYTCENLGYPEERIAKGTPDNPPIAETILYGLLVVQKR